The proteins below are encoded in one region of Helianthus annuus cultivar XRQ/B chromosome 2, HanXRQr2.0-SUNRISE, whole genome shotgun sequence:
- the LOC110921043 gene encoding classical arabinogalactan protein 5-like, translating into MASSTLVMVLLLALAAGSALSQSPTAAPTVSPTATPTATPPSPVVTPPSTAPTSTPTESPIASPPAPPTADTPAGGPAASPPSIASTPTGSPTASPNGAGLKSVGFGLVAVVAGGLLL; encoded by the coding sequence ATGGCGTCTTCAACACTCGTGATGGTTCTCCTCCTCGCTTTAGCTGCCGGATCTGCACTATCTCAGTCTCCGACAGCCGCACCAACCGTTTCTCCGACGGCCACTCCTACCGCTACGCCGCCGTCTCCCGTGGTTACTCCGCCGTCAACCGCGCCTACATCAACTCCAACGGAATCTCCGATTGCGTCTCCACCGGCTCCTCCCACCGCTGATACCCCTGCCGGAGGTCCGGCGGCATCTCCGCCGTCGATTGCTTCGACTCCTACCGGATCTCCAACTGCTTCTCCTAACGGTGCTGGTTTGAAGAGTGTTGGATTTGGTTTAGTTGCGGTTGTTGCTGGTGGTTTGTTGCTGTAG